The Sphaerisporangium siamense genome includes the window AGGCGGGGGTCGTCCGGTGCCAGCTTGGCGAGCGCGGCCTCTTCGGCGTGGTCGTGGGGGTCGGACTCGCGCGAGTAGCCGGTGGCGAGCACCTCGCCGTCGTCGCCGACGATGACGCATCCCACGGCGAACGCGGTGAAGGAGGTCGGGCAGCGGCGCGCGAGCTCGACGCACTCCCGCAGCCGCCGCGCGTCCTCGCCCGTGGCCCCGCCCACGTCGGAGCCGGAGGGGGTCGGTGGGGTGGAGTGGGTCATGAGGGGGCCTCCGTGGGGTGGTAGCGCAGGAGGACCACGTCGCCGAGGGGACGGGCCTCGGCCAGGCGCAGGGGGTGGGCGGGGTCGTACGGGAAGACGCCGCCGGCGACGAAGCGGGGCGCCGCGGGGTCGCCGACGAAGAACGGGGCGACGACCAGGTGCAGCTCGTCCACCAGGCCGGCGGAGAGGAACAGGGTGTGCACGGCCTGGCCGCCTTCGACCATGAGCCGGCGCACGCCGCGGGACCACAGGTCGGCGAGGAGGCCGGGCAGGTCCAGCGGGTCGCCGGCGTCCACGACGGTGGCCACGCCGCCCAGCCGGGCACGGGCCTTGTCGGCGCAGGGGCTCTCGGCGTAGACGATCTTCTCGACGTCGCCGAGGGTGAAGAAGCGGCGGCCGGGGCCGAGGTCGCCGTCGCGGGTCAGGGTGACCTTGAGCGGCGTCTCGGGCAGCCCCCTGCGGACGCGGTCCGCGCGCCGGGCGGCGGAGCGCACGAGCAGCCGGGGATCGTCGGCGCGGATGGTGCCGGGACCCACGAGGATGGCGTCGCAGCCCGCGCGCACCTCGTCGACGCGGTCGAAGTCGGCGTCGTTGGACAGGGCGAGCGGCGTGCCCGAGGTGTCGTCGATGTGGCCGTCGATCGACATCGCGACCGACAGCAGGACGTACGGGCGACTCGTCACCGGGGACCTCCACGACGGATGCCATCCATCATGGACCCGGCCGCCCGGGAACACCCATTCGCCCCCGCCGGGGCGGGCGGAAGACGACGCGGGATCGCGGGCGGTGGGAGCGGGGATCGCGGGGCGGGGAGGCCGTCCGGCGTCTGGACGGACGCCGGTGACGTCCGCCCCGGGCGGGTCAGGCGTGCTGCGGGGCGGTGGCCTTGTCGATCCAGGTCTGGACGAGGCGGATGACGATGGCCTCGGCGAGAATCACGGCGGCCTTGGCCAGCACGGAGGCAAGGAAGTTGTACATGGGAACCTCACAGGACATTTGGGTTGCTTCATCCATGATGAGGGATGTCTGTAGTGCTTTGTCCGGATTGAGGTGACCGTTCGGTGAACGATTGGTGACCTGCTTGTCACGCCCCGCCCGGCCGGCCGAGCAGCCGCGTCGCCAGGCCCGCCGCCGTGCCTCCCGCCAGCCCGATGCCCCACGCCACCGGCCCCACGGGACGGCAGCCGAACACGTGGCTCAGCCCCGGCACGGAGATCACCACGAACAGCGACGCCAGCGACACCGACGCCGCGAGCAGCACCGTGCGGTCCCTGCCCCCGGCCGCCACGGTCTGGGCGAGCTGGGCCACCACCAGGCCGATCAGCCCCACCGTGTCCGCGCGTGACGCCGTCCCGGTGTAGCGGGCGAACGTCCAGGCCAGCGAGGCGGCGGCGGCCGTGGTGGCGGCCCGCGCGTAGATGTCCCGGTTGAGCGCCTCGCCCAGCGACGCCTCCGGCCCCTCCGACAGCAGCGTCTCCGGGCTCGTCGCGCTCGGCGGGCGCACGGCGACGGCGAGCGCGGGCAGCATGTCGGTGAGCAGGTTCACCAGCAGGAGCTGGCGGGCGTTCAGCGTGTTGCGCCCGGCCAGCAGGTTGGACCCGACCGTGAAGACGATCTCGCCCAGGTTGCCGCCGAGCAGGATGCCGAGCGCGTCGCGGACCGAGCTCCACATCGCCCGCCCCTCGACGATGGCCTCCACGATCGTCTCGATGCGGTCGTCGGTCACCACGACGTCCGCGGAGGCCCGCGCGGCGGGCGTGGCGCGCGACCCGAGCGCCACCCCGACGTCGGCGAGCCGGATCGCCGGGGCGTCGTTGGCGCCGTCGCCGGTCACGGCGACCACCTTGCCCGCCCGCTGGAGGCCCGCGACGATGCGCGCCTTGTGGGCGGGCGTGACCCGGGCGAAGACCGACACCTCCGGCAGCACCTTCGCCAGCGCGGCGTCGTCCAGCCGGTCGAGCTGCGGCCCCGTCATGATCCGCGGTCCGTTGACGACGTTCAGCTCCGCGGCGATGGCCTCGGCCGTGCTCGGGTGGTCCCCCGTGATCATGACGATGCGGACGCCGGCCCGCGCCAGCCGCGCGACGCTGCGCGCCGCCGTGGGCCTGACCGGGTCGGCGAGGCCGAGGAACCCCAGGAAGCACAGCCCGTCGATGCGCGACTCGTCCAGGTCCAGCCGGCCGGAGGCGGCCCGCTCCGCGACGGCGAGCACGCGCAGCCCCTGCTGGGCGAGCCGGTCGACCTCCTTGGCCAGGGTGGCGGCGGCCTCGTCGTCCAGGGGCGCCACCTGGCCGTCGCTGAGCATCGTGCCGCAGCGGGTGAGCACGACCTCGGGCGCGCCCTTCACGGTGAGCACGTGCGGACGCCCGCCGCGCCCCCGCGTGCCGCGCCGGGACGCCGGCGCGGTGCCGAGCACGGCGTGGTAGCCCCGCGCCGACTCGAACGGCAGCTCCGCGACGCGCCGCCACCCGGGCAGGCCCTCGGTGGGGTCCACGCCGAGCCGTGCCGCCCCCTCCATCACCGCCCGGTCGGTGGGGTGGGGGACGACCCCCTCGCCCTCGGGCTTCGGCCCCGCCCGCAGCGCCGCCGCCAGGACGCGCCGGTAGTCGTCGGGCAGGGCGTCGGCGGGAAGCTCCACACGCCCGTCGGAGATGCCGCGCAGGCTGATGTGCCCCTGGGTGAGGGTGCCGGTCTTGTCGAAGCACAGGACGTCCACGCGTCCGAGCGCCTCGATCGTCGAGGGGTTGCGCACCAGGGTCTCGCGGGTGGACAGCCGCTTGGCCGCGGCCAGCTCGGCCACGGTGGCGATGAACGGCAGCCCTTCCGGGACGGCGGCCACGGCCAGGTTCACGGCGGGGGCGAGCGCGCTCGCGAGCGGGGAGCGGCGCAGCAGGTTGGTGGCCATGAGCAGCACGCCCGACCCGACGGCGACCGGCATGATCTGCCTGCTCAGCGCGCGCAGCCGCAGTTCCACGCCCGTCGGCGGCACCTGCCCGCGCTCGAACTCGGCCATGCGCCGCGCCTCGGTGGCCGGGCCGGTCGCCACGACCACGGCCAGGCACTCGCCCGCGGCCACGGTGGTGCCCTGGTACACCATGGAGCTGCGCTCGGCCACCGCGAGCGCCGCCGTGGGCAGGACGGACTTGGCCACGAGCCGCGACTCCCCGGTGAGCGGCGCCTCGTCCACCTCCACGCCCCTGGCCTTGAGCACGCGGCAGTCGGCGGGGACGGCGTCGCCGGAGCGCAGTTCGATCACGTCCCCGGGGACGAGGTCGTCGGCGGTGGCGGACACCGTCCCCGAGGGGCGCCGTACCCGTACGGAGATGGCGGTGGCGCCGGTGAGGCGGTGGAGCGCCCGGTCGGCGTTGTGGCGCTGGGCGCCGCCGATCAGCCCGTTGACGGCCAGCACCCCCGCGATGAGCACCGCGTCCAGGGCCGAGCCCACCGACGCCGACACGCCCGCCGCGGTGGCGAGCACGGGGGTCAGGGGGTTGGCGAGCTCCTCGGCGGTCGCCCGGAGCAGGGGCAGGCGGACGGCGCGCGGCCGGGGGCGCGGGCCCTCCACGCGGCTCGCGGCCTCCTCCGCGGTGAGCCCGGACGGGCAGGAAGACAGGCGTTCCAGCACGTCCGAGGCGGGCAGCGCGTGCCAGGGGGTGCGGCCGGCCCGCTCGGGCAGCCGTCCGCGGCCGAGGTCGCGCCCCGACCAGGCGCCGGTGGCCAGGGCGGCCAGGGACGCGCAGTCCCCGGCGAGCTGCACCCGGCGCACCGCTCCGGCGGCCGGGCCGAGCACGGTGAGCCCGGCGCCGACCGCGGCCCCGGCGGCGGAGACCTTCATGCCGCGGCGGCTCGCGACCCTCGCGGGGGCGAAGGCGGTGAGCAGCATGTGGGCGATCTCGGGCCCGCCGATCACGTGGGCGTCCCACGGCGTGCGGTCCGGTGCCGCGATCAGGCCGATGCCGAGGTCGGCCTCGCGCAGCCCGCGGCGCGGGCGGGCGGCGACCACCGCGACCGCGTGGCCGTCCTCCTGGAGGGCGCGCACGGACCGGGCCAGCCGGTCGCCGCCGGGTACGGACCTCTCGGCGCCGAGCCGCCAGGACAGGCTCGGATGGCCGCCGGCCAGCACCACCGCGCACGTGCTCCGCGCCGCCCCGACCAGCGCCTCCGCCCAGGGCGGCGTCTCGGGGACCACGCCGACGAACGCGGCCGTCCTGCCGTTCAGGGTGACCGCGACCGGCCGCACGCCCTTGTCGCTCCAGTGCGGCGCCGTCG containing:
- a CDS encoding deaminase, translating into MTHSTPPTPSGSDVGGATGEDARRLRECVELARRCPTSFTAFAVGCVIVGDDGEVLATGYSRESDPHDHAEEAALAKLAPDDPRLATATLYTSLEPCTTRASRPRGCTALILATPIPRVVFAWREPDLFADCTGTETLRRSGRQVTEVPSLASEARQVNAHLFEK
- a CDS encoding RibD family protein, with translation MTSRPYVLLSVAMSIDGHIDDTSGTPLALSNDADFDRVDEVRAGCDAILVGPGTIRADDPRLLVRSAARRADRVRRGLPETPLKVTLTRDGDLGPGRRFFTLGDVEKIVYAESPCADKARARLGGVATVVDAGDPLDLPGLLADLWSRGVRRLMVEGGQAVHTLFLSAGLVDELHLVVAPFFVGDPAAPRFVAGGVFPYDPAHPLRLAEARPLGDVVLLRYHPTEAPS
- a CDS encoding cation-translocating P-type ATPase, coding for MFLLRGLRGGLRGPAAALASLLPDPVRELLPCPRRVHACAGGLRVELRHVGGAGGPEASRALEKRLLRIDGVTRAEVNGALGFVFAGCDPRQADVAALVSAVDELDVPGEGDGGGRTARHAVDQQARALVELGAGLAGMGLTLAGQVVRVAKVPATLPALLQLAEAAPRVRHEVERRVGRPTANVVFATTRFTAQTLALRPLGMLIESLAATGRLAEARAGLRAWHAAEERLAAAKGSYRHLRPAPTPRPVPLPYGPIERYADSLSVGALASYGVTSLLSAHQERALAMLVSATPRAARLGRDAFVSSLGRAAAHRGGLVLDRDALRGMDRVDTVVFDADALTRKTWTVHEVIIMDSGVDVDELHARIYTMLEGADATRRHERDDWVAEPLAAVPATAPHWSDKGVRPVAVTLNGRTAAFVGVVPETPPWAEALVGAARSTCAVVLAGGHPSLSWRLGAERSVPGGDRLARSVRALQEDGHAVAVVAARPRRGLREADLGIGLIAAPDRTPWDAHVIGGPEIAHMLLTAFAPARVASRRGMKVSAAGAAVGAGLTVLGPAAGAVRRVQLAGDCASLAALATGAWSGRDLGRGRLPERAGRTPWHALPASDVLERLSSCPSGLTAEEAASRVEGPRPRPRAVRLPLLRATAEELANPLTPVLATAAGVSASVGSALDAVLIAGVLAVNGLIGGAQRHNADRALHRLTGATAISVRVRRPSGTVSATADDLVPGDVIELRSGDAVPADCRVLKARGVEVDEAPLTGESRLVAKSVLPTAALAVAERSSMVYQGTTVAAGECLAVVVATGPATEARRMAEFERGQVPPTGVELRLRALSRQIMPVAVGSGVLLMATNLLRRSPLASALAPAVNLAVAAVPEGLPFIATVAELAAAKRLSTRETLVRNPSTIEALGRVDVLCFDKTGTLTQGHISLRGISDGRVELPADALPDDYRRVLAAALRAGPKPEGEGVVPHPTDRAVMEGAARLGVDPTEGLPGWRRVAELPFESARGYHAVLGTAPASRRGTRGRGGRPHVLTVKGAPEVVLTRCGTMLSDGQVAPLDDEAAATLAKEVDRLAQQGLRVLAVAERAASGRLDLDESRIDGLCFLGFLGLADPVRPTAARSVARLARAGVRIVMITGDHPSTAEAIAAELNVVNGPRIMTGPQLDRLDDAALAKVLPEVSVFARVTPAHKARIVAGLQRAGKVVAVTGDGANDAPAIRLADVGVALGSRATPAARASADVVVTDDRIETIVEAIVEGRAMWSSVRDALGILLGGNLGEIVFTVGSNLLAGRNTLNARQLLLVNLLTDMLPALAVAVRPPSATSPETLLSEGPEASLGEALNRDIYARAATTAAAASLAWTFARYTGTASRADTVGLIGLVVAQLAQTVAAGGRDRTVLLAASVSLASLFVVISVPGLSHVFGCRPVGPVAWGIGLAGGTAAGLATRLLGRPGGA